In the genome of Mucisphaera calidilacus, one region contains:
- a CDS encoding adenylosuccinate synthase yields the protein MTIVSEDNAQTHEAGPGQALENCIVVGLQWGDEGKGKVVDMLAERYDAVVRYNGGANAGHSVVVGDKRYALHLIPSGILYADKLNVLGNGVVIDVDQLIKEIDGLIDQGIAVGTNLRISDRAHIVMPYHKAQDGLVERAIAKGSGEGAAIGTTGRGIGPCYADKATRSTAIRVCDLLNPDVLRQKLTQTLKIKNTVLRALAEHAGESFEDFDTEELFARAVKHGKRLAPHVSDTSELLNDAITSGKHLLFEGANATLLDIDHGTYPYVTSSNCSSPGAHTGTGVPGHRVSKVVGIVKAYQTRVGGGPMPTELHDAQGDRIREQGREYGTTTGRPRRCGWLDLVALRYTTRVSGATDIALMLLDVLSGLGDLKLCTAYEIDGETTGRFPADVTKLEAARPVFETLPGFDEDLTGCRAVEDLPEAAQAYVHRIEEVVGVPVSIISVGPARDQTIWREPA from the coding sequence ATGACCATCGTCTCGGAAGACAACGCTCAGACGCACGAGGCCGGCCCGGGACAGGCCCTCGAAAACTGTATTGTCGTCGGCCTCCAGTGGGGCGACGAGGGCAAGGGCAAGGTCGTGGACATGCTCGCCGAGCGCTACGACGCGGTGGTGCGGTACAACGGCGGCGCCAACGCCGGGCACTCGGTCGTGGTTGGCGACAAACGCTACGCCCTGCACCTGATCCCCAGCGGGATCCTCTACGCGGACAAGCTCAATGTCCTGGGCAACGGCGTGGTGATCGACGTTGACCAGCTCATCAAAGAGATCGACGGCTTGATCGACCAGGGCATCGCGGTCGGCACGAACCTCCGCATCTCGGACCGTGCTCACATCGTCATGCCATACCACAAGGCTCAGGACGGGCTGGTCGAGCGAGCGATCGCCAAGGGATCGGGTGAGGGAGCGGCCATCGGCACCACCGGCCGAGGCATCGGGCCCTGCTACGCCGACAAGGCCACGCGCTCGACCGCGATCCGCGTCTGTGACCTGTTGAACCCCGACGTGCTCCGCCAGAAACTCACGCAGACTTTGAAGATCAAGAACACGGTCCTCCGCGCGCTCGCCGAGCACGCGGGCGAATCCTTCGAGGACTTCGACACCGAGGAACTCTTCGCGAGGGCCGTGAAGCACGGCAAGCGGCTCGCGCCGCACGTCTCCGACACCTCCGAGTTGCTCAACGACGCGATCACCAGCGGCAAGCACCTGCTCTTCGAGGGTGCCAACGCGACGCTGCTCGACATCGACCACGGCACTTATCCCTACGTCACGTCGAGTAACTGCTCGTCCCCCGGTGCACACACGGGGACCGGTGTCCCGGGCCATCGTGTCTCCAAGGTCGTCGGCATCGTCAAGGCGTATCAGACACGCGTCGGCGGCGGTCCTATGCCGACCGAACTCCACGACGCGCAGGGTGATCGGATCCGCGAACAGGGTCGCGAGTACGGCACCACCACGGGCAGGCCGCGCCGCTGCGGCTGGCTCGACCTCGTGGCGCTGCGGTACACGACCCGCGTCTCGGGCGCAACCGACATCGCCCTGATGCTCCTCGATGTTCTTTCCGGCCTCGGCGACCTCAAGCTCTGCACCGCCTACGAGATCGACGGCGAGACCACGGGGCGTTTCCCAGCCGACGTCACCAAGCTCGAAGCGGCCAGGCCCGTCTTCGAGACCCTGCCCGGATTCGACGAGGACCTGACCGGATGCCGAGCCGTGGAGGACCTGCCCGAGGCCGCGCAGGCCTACGTCCACCGGATCGAAGAGGTCGTGGGCGTTCCGGTCAGCATCATCAGCGTCGGCCCGGCGCGCGACCAGACCATCTGGCGCGAACCCGCCTGA